In a genomic window of Parambassis ranga chromosome 24, fParRan2.1, whole genome shotgun sequence:
- the tube1 gene encoding tubulin epsilon chain isoform X2: MEEGVVNEILQGPLRDVFDSAQLLTDVSGSGNNWAVGHLTYGSAYRDQIVDKLRKAAEHCDCLQCFFLIHSMGGGTGSGLGTRVLGLLEEEFPEVCRIVTSIYPSAEDDVITSPYNSVLAMRELTEHADCVLPVENQSMVDIVNKIKLMSHGAKLGSMIRRDSTVISGQGGLSGPEKPFDAMNNIMANLLLNITSSARFEGSLNMDLNEIAMNLVPFPRLHYLVPSLTPLYTLADVSVPTRRLDQMFSDAFSKDHQLIRADPKHSLYLACALMVRGNVQVSDLRRNIERLRPSLPFVSWNQEGWKTGLCSVPPVGHTHSLLALANNTCVKPTFMELRERFTKLYRKKAHLHHYLHVEGMEQSFFSEAITSLSSLIEEYHQLDSTKARLIPDAPRLSIAR; this comes from the exons ATGGAGGAGGGTGTGGTCAATGAGATCCTGCAGGGCCCGTTGAGGGATGTTTTCGACAGCGCTCAGCTCCTCACGGATGTGTCAGGCTCAGGCAACAACTG GGCTGTTGGACACCTGACGTACGGCTCGGCCTACAGGGACCAGATAGTGGATAAGCTGAGGAAGGCAGCAGAACACTGTGATTGTCTGCAGTGCTTCTTCCTCATTCACTCTATGGGAGGAG GTACGGGCTCCGGCTTGGGGACCCGAGTCCTCggcctgctggaggaggagtttCCTGAGGTGTGCCGCATCGTCACCTCCATCTATCCATCCGCAGAGGACGATGTCATCACCTCTCCGTACAACAGCGTCTTGGCCATGAGAGAGCTCACAGAGCACGCCGACTGTGTCCTGCCTGTGGAAAACCAG TCAATGGTCGACATTGTGAACAAGATTAAACTGATGTCTCATGGTGCAAAGCTGGGGTCGATGATCAGGAGAGACAGCACCGTCATCTCTGGGCAGGGTGGACTCAGTGGACCAGAGAAGCCCTTCGATGCCATGAATAACATCATGGCTAACCTGCTGCTCAATATCACCAG CTCAGCCCGTTTCGAGGGATCTCTCAACATGGATCTGAATGAGATCGCCATGAATTTGGTGCCCTTCCCCCGTTTACACTACCTGGTGCCCAGCCTCACTCCTCTCTACACGCTGGCAGATGTCAGCGTCCCCACTAGAAG ATTGGATCAGATGTTCAGCGACGCCTTCAGCAAAGACCATCAGCTAATCCGAGCTGACCCAAAGCACAGCCTGTACCTGGCCTGTGCCCTCATGGTCCGGGGAAACGTGCAGGTGTCAGACCTGCGCAGGAACATTGAGAG ATTAAGACCTTCTCTGCCCTTTGTCTCATGGAACCAGGAGGGCTGGAAGACGGGCCTGTGTTCAGTGCCTCCTGTGggtcacacacactccctgttAGCGCTGGCTAACAACACCTGTGTGAAGCCCACATTCATGGAGCTGAGGGAACGTTTTACCAAGCTCTACAGAAAGAAG GCTCACTTGCATCACTACCTGCACGTTGAGGGGATGGAGCAGAGCTTCTTCTCGGAGGCCATCACCTCCCTCAGCTCACTGATTGAAGAGTATCATCAGCTGGATTCCACCAAGGCCAGACTCATTCCTGATGCACCCAGACTCAGCATCGCCAGATGA
- the ccn6 gene encoding cellular communication network factor 6 codes for MLSLLCRSLLLILAQQCFSRAQNNGQLLAPQGRRATVERQQFCQWPCKCRERAPCAPGVSAVLDGCGCCKSCARQIGEACNERDVCDPHKGMYCDFSADQPKYEVGVCAYMMAVGCDLNGIHYENGETFQTSPLYKCMCIAGAIGCTPAFIQKPAGLLGPTPLMGNMPAGLRGGQSPNKHQQDTTYMSAYRDPPLAWKKNCLIQTTPWSPCSKTCGLGISVRVNNDNGKCEMRKDRRLCLLRPCEKSALRSVKVPKGKTCRPKFQAKKAEKLSLSGCISTKTFKPTYCGVCTDKRCCVPNKSRMIKVNFTCKGGANTQWKMQWITSCVCQRKCNDPGDMFSDLRLL; via the exons ATGCTATCATTGCTCTGCCGTTCTCTCCTGCTCATCCTTGCTCAACAG TGCTTCAGCAGAGCTCAGAACAATGGGCAGCTGCTGGCTCCTCAGGGCAGGCGGGCCACGGTCGAGAGGCAGCAGTTCTGCCAGTGGCCTTGCAAGTGTCGGGAGAGAGCCCCGTGTGCCCCGGGAGTAAGCGCCGTGTTGGACGGGTGCGGCTGCTGTAAGAGCTGCGCCCGACAGATCGGAGAGGCGTGCAATGAGAGGGATGTGTGTGACCCGCACAAAGGCATGTACTGCGACTTCTCAGCGGACCAGCCGAAATACGAGGTCGGAGTATGTGCAT ACATGATGGCGGTGGGCTGCGACCTGAATGGGATCCACTATGAGAACGGTGAAACTTTCCAGACCAGCCCCCTCTATAAATGCATGTGCATTGCCGGAGCCATTGGTTGTACCCCTGCTTTCATCCAGAAGCCTGCCGGCCTGTTGGGCCCCACCCCGCTGATGGGAAACATGCCAGCCGGTCTCCGCGGTGGCCAGAGCCCAAACAAGCACCAGCAGGACACTACCTATatgtcag CTTACAGGGATCCTCCTTTAGCCTGGAAGAAGAACTGCTTGATCCAGACCACCCCCTGGAGTCCCTGTTCTAAGACCTGTGGCCTGGGCATCTCTGTGCGCGTAAACAACGACAACGGTAAATGCGAGATGAGGAAAGACCGGCGCCTGTGCCTGCTGCGGCCGTGTGAGAAAAGCGCGTTAAGAAGTGTTAAG GTGCCAAAGGGAAAGACCTGCCGACCGAAATTCCAGGCAAAGAAAGCAGAGAAACTGTCGCTCTCTGGCTGCATCAGCACCAAAACGTTCAAGCCCACCTACTGCGGCGTCTGCACAGATAAGCGCTGCTGTGTCCCCAACAAATCACGCATGATCAAAGTGAACTTCACCTGCAAAGGGGGCGCCAACACACAGTGGAAGATGCAGTGGATAACATCCTGTGTGTGCCAGAGGAAGTGCAACGACCCGGGAGACATGTTTTCTGACCTGCGGTTACTCTAA